The segment GTCGCGCCCGGGGCCGCTGATCGAGCCCAAGCGGACGCGCGTCGAGCCCTGGCTCTGGCGCTGGACGGAGATCGAACCGCTGCTCCGGCAGAGCGCTGACTTCCTGACGCCCGCACGGGGCGAGGGCGCCGAGCGCCGGATCCTCCGGCTCATGAACCCGGGGGTCCCGGAGCGTACCAGCGGTCACACGATCTCGGTGGCGGTCCAGTACCTCCTGCCCGGCGAGGTCGCGCCCGCCCATCGCCACAGCCCGAACGCGATCCGGTTCATGCTCCGGGGCGAGGGCGCCTACACGACCGTCGAGGGCGAGAAGTGCGCGATGCACCGGGGCGACGTGGTGCTCACGCCGGCCATGACCTGGCACGACCACGGGAACGAGGGCCGCGAGCCCGTGATTTGGCTCGACGCCCTCGATGCGCCCGTGGTGCGCTACATCGAGAACCTCGTGATGGAGCCCTACCCCGCCGACCGCCAGCCCATCGGTGGCCACGCGGGACGTGTGATCCACTACCCCTGGGAAGTCGCGTGGGAGGCGCTCTCCCGGCTCGCCGAGCACGAGGGCGACCCCTTCGACGACGTGATCATGGAGTACCGCGATCCCATGACGGGGCGGTCGCTCCTGCCGACGATCGGCTGCTACCTCCAGTTGCTCCGCCCCGGGGTGCGGACGCGGTCCCACCGACAGTCGAGCATGGCCGTCTACCACGTCTTCGAGGGCGCCGGGGCGACGGAGATCGAGGGCGAATGCTACGAGTGGGGTCCGGGAGACTTCTTCGTGGTCCCGCCCTGGGCGCGCCACGCCCACGCCGCTCGCGGCGAGCGACCGGCGATCCTGTTCTCGCTCCAGGACGTCCCGCTGCTGCGGGCGCTCGG is part of the Candidatus Rokuibacteriota bacterium genome and harbors:
- a CDS encoding cupin domain-containing protein encodes the protein MAIGTVVDLERYCAALRAAGLDAPWSRPGPLIEPKRTRVEPWLWRWTEIEPLLRQSADFLTPARGEGAERRILRLMNPGVPERTSGHTISVAVQYLLPGEVAPAHRHSPNAIRFMLRGEGAYTTVEGEKCAMHRGDVVLTPAMTWHDHGNEGREPVIWLDALDAPVVRYIENLVMEPYPADRQPIGGHAGRVIHYPWEVAWEALSRLAEHEGDPFDDVIMEYRDPMTGRSLLPTIGCYLQLLRPGVRTRSHRQSSMAVYHVFEGAGATEIEGECYEWGPGDFFVVPPWARHAHAARGERPAILFSLQDVPLLRALGQYREET